One genomic region from Salvia hispanica cultivar TCC Black 2014 chromosome 2, UniMelb_Shisp_WGS_1.0, whole genome shotgun sequence encodes:
- the LOC125208015 gene encoding uncharacterized protein LOC125208015 isoform X1, giving the protein MLIENKCTRPGRQLWNIVANKISSLLPTSKLSLVNVVRSALLWLKYSTTYHSILLQVGYPSDEVMRRSAILMFHDTRYSKSVRSQWKSMAEIENELPSEEIAVARRISREKVLSSSLERKFQSTRTPSTLHRLLLLILSTIGSLLVSLMRVFFLDKVLALFCATSLHSGFVSENLVLHKSVTLKVQEISASISADDALQSSVHAKTFSNMGFSYQDLLSFRFSVDELFIRYLERISENSLTFSTGCLNVHSFLTAKAGASSRLKQQQRMETDQRQIIIRAEPSQIINFPEAVSEDGDDIDDVARTSVPQLDCLLGNLWSKWKNLFLTSEKENIPNKLPPWLLCNMWSCLIDKGTSGSGSQVDCSLIVGKLNFNLEYYSFASAVVLLRCLHCALDRRREIVLHVSETTIQDQPVSYLSSKFASFSNKIRMDIPRILSAKHVQIGALFAGPTFGISLSNNHFHPSAANPSHSVTRLSFEICNIELLVSPNVKDYAGLLSDIGPESPGLIEPQEIGNSDSGNGAYSCQEKTSLCAYLNFEGLKAYTDESTESKKNQIIDLRPTTAKLKYVRKDHYALGTSLISVSAALHWVGTGFSCLMFLDELHVLTKVVFGVLYESRALRMNLSDRDLSREAASGRDITRFESESGFSVSRNHGSHVTYPKVFLNGKLELNSLDMVLHKSRKSYISETYTNTLPTDREAGNRASSNDISHNGIYITMKHSVMEFISKGQDMDVTIDTIGFRCIIFRYLAEFHGSSDKSELKNLLRSLDFLTEASVSHIKFCFCLRNLDEAVPSTSLFYTAVEPRSHGTESLHDHWLSVKIVISQIYMAGCPLKDILVHDFEEFNAAFSVGGEFQAISCECKGGSMLLEAKAVTMFNECFTLYYQWVSKLRPSGKFTAAQDISKMASVAGNPCISRQQVQCQEAARDGLDALCVSILHLSLILVERHESGRIQELLLEVDFHINLEVLNTVRKIAIRDSKFSLLSQFRDEDLGHNLKVIQSSFSSISPDDSVPRFIRKGSSISPHYKNTIQSEVDANPPSTSIPIRSSHVDTMSCQKYIMKELQYSLEAERPATRNCSDPPCSNDIWVGSGCISQFDVTISLHEINMMLSSLESFSNFLGREGTSNVDSRRWSYSQEPEGNMEEMVPDGTIVAIQDVDEHMYVTVRDVQSGYDISGEVHYSLVGERALFRVNYQKPGRWRSHIQHFSLISLYAKDNSGEPLRLSCQPRSKFVDVCSSGSGSSLWEMLPFKPDAYEDAVGLESSTYISKRAFHLVNKKNDCALAFIDGMLEFVSKPGNLFKWKVFDDLGSVRNSLSPNRFITEGLSSATPVSEEEGSTEAGNLQSDSNVTDMGLLMTNGNLMAITVNVGKVTLTIVHELSETEEKFPLLQGCIMPNQTIIHISDVKVRIMDRFEVILYYFDGQQNSWKEFIQPLKICAFYSQKLVIQGAESPLHGGPSRFFANFKEVTISLTELSLDIVLFVVGKLNLAGPYAVKSSLVLANCCKVENRSGLTLLCQFYDSQDASISSRQSATIFLRHLSLANQPPEASFFSLQLVQKALSTSLLHLSLLEARNFAWRTRIMSSQDSKSFPGPFLVVDISKGIEDGLLISVSPLLMIHNETDFTMELRLQRSQSEGTDSASLILKAGDTVDDTMTAFNAVNLTGGSRKALTSLCVGNYVFSFRPHSGDGLGNFEKSSIEWSDELKGGKSIRLSGLFDKLSYQVRKAFSVDSTRFSLSSANCAVASEEGFVSNVYFLIQTVGKTIPVINPDNFGHAPGNKNSPVAMQEQKEIFILPTIKVANLLHTEIHVRLTDKDPHSTTDNDNIWSQATISSESAVNFYANPDTIYFVVTLTSFESSCKPVNSRDWVRKLQKQKGHISHLDIELDFSGGKYFAMLRLSRGLRGTLKVDIFTPYALQNDTNEPLFCFSANQRPLYRVEGLGTSIPPDIGSFLPPRSIRSWFSKCHKLHLKLLEEKVLEAPLDLDVLSGLAEIDLESEESYGSKDIVRLAVSVRASVNKDSHIVSLSSRYIVCNDSDDVIAIRQCYMEDMEEVTNIDSKGRIALRLKTVMRKKKVTSFIDNILKKHTKSQTDSSFFIQFRPNEMGLCWSGPICVASLGRFFVRFRKSVDFPETQSDNMSTKDSIGEFAAVHVVEEASTIVLHFRRPQMTNLPYRIENCLRDTPLTYYQKGGSSEPETLGAGGTIDYVWDDLTLPHKLVVQLDDVHLLREINLDKVRSWKSFYRSKQTRGLGLHLPPEKKPEDQKQTTYSRLTSMEGAKVGFEVYAEGTTRVLRICEFSGSHKVNTGFRSSRKLRLRISYFSLHLLEYGKQEVNLGDPSRYAPIIIVRLERINWDGIMTNQLNYSQIRVQSLSVDEKWAGAPFNTMLRRHQLEKSDTNECVLHIGLVLLPTSYNVRQVKYLSIVLQPLDLNIDEDTLMRMVPFWRSSLSNSTTSSQYYFDHFEVHPIKIVASFLPGDSRYSYSSTQETLRSLLHSVIKIPAIQRKTVELNGVLVTHALITLKELTIKCAQHYSWYAMRAIYIAKGSPLLPPAFASIFDDLASSSLDVFFDPSTGLLNVPGVTLGTLKLISKIVDNKGFSGTKRYFGDLGKTLKTAGSNVLFAAVTEVSDSILRGAETNGFNGVVNGFHQGILKLAMEPSVLGSAFMEGGPDRKIKLDRSPGVDELYIEGYLQAMLDTMYKQEYLRVRVIENQVILKNLPPSSSLINEIMERVKGFLASKSLLKGESSSHSLQHIRGEREWKLGPTILTLCEHLFVSFMIRVLRKHSGKVIGRIKWRDEEKADEEKAIDEQKVKFVWKWGLGKFVLSGIVAYIDGRLCRNIPHPLARRIVSGFLLSFLDQSDDETK; this is encoded by the exons ATGTTAAT AGAGAACAAATGTACCAGGCCTGGGAGGCAGCTTTGGAATATAGTGGCAAACAAAATTAGTTCTCTGCTTCCAACTTCTAAGTTGTCATTGGTCAATGTAGTTAGAAGTGCATTGCTATGGCtgaaatatagtactacctACCACAGTATACTTCTACAAGTTGGATATCCTTCCGATGAAGTGATGAGAAGGTCAGCTATTTTGATGTTCCATGACACAAGGTATTCAAAATCTGTGAGATCACAGTGGAAGTCGATGgctgaaattgaaaatgagttGCCTTCTGAGGAAATTGCAGTGGCAAGGAGAATAAGTCGCGAAAAAGTGTTGTCAAGCAGTCTTGAAAGGAAGTTCCAGTCCACCAGGACTCCCTCAACATTGCATCGGCTGCTTTTGCTCATTTTGAGCACAATAGGCAGTTTGTTAGTTTCACTGATGAGGGTGTTCTTTTTGGACAAAGTTCTGGCTCTTTTTTGTGCTACTAGCCTTCATTCTGGCTTTGTTAGTGAAAATCTGGTTCTACATAAAAGTGTAACCTTAAAAGTTCAAGAAATTTCAGCAAGTATATCTGCGGATGATGCCTTACAGTCTTCTGTTCATGCAAAGACATTTTCAAACATGGGGTTTTCATATCAAGACTTACTCTCATTCAGGTTTTCTGTAGATGAATTATTCATAAGATATCTGGAAAGAATATCTGAAAATTCTCTTACATTTTCCACCGGATGCTTGAATGTCCACTCCTTTTTGACTGCAAAAGCTGGTGCAAGTAGTCGCCTGAAACAACAACAGAGGATGGAAACTGATCAAAGACAGATTATTATACGAGCCGAGCCttctcaaattattaattttcctGAAGCTGTTTCTGAAGATGGAGATGATATAGATGATGTTGCTAGAACTTCAGTTCCTCAGTTAGATTGTCTTCTTGGAAATTTGTGGTCGAAATGGAAGAACTTATTTTTAACgtctgaaaaagaaaatataccAAATAAGCTCCCTCCATGGCTTCTTTGTAATATGTGGAGCTGTTTAATTGACAAAGGAACCAGTGGTTCGGGCTCTCAGGTAGATTGTAGCCTTATTGTTGGTAAACTGAATTTTAACCTGGAATATTATTCCTTTGCATCAGCTGTCGTACTTCTTAGATGCCTACATTGTGCCCTTGATAGAAGGAGAGAGATTGTTTTGCATGTCTCAGAAACCACCATCCAGGATCAACCAGTGAGTTATTTGAGCAGTAAATTTGCAtcattttcaaacaaaattaggATGGACATTCCTCGAATACTTTCTGCAAAGCATGTTCAAATTGGGGCTCTCTTTGCTGGACCTACTTTTGGGATATCTTTGTCAAACAATCATTTCCATCCTAGTGCAGCGAACCCAAGCCACTCAGTCACACGGCTCTCTTTTGAAATATGCAATATTGAACTTCTCGTATCACCAAATGTTAAAGATTATGCTGGGTTATTAAGTGACATTGGACCAGAGAGCCCCGGGCTTATAGAACCTCAAGAAATTGGCAACTCTGACTCAGGGAACGGAGCTTACAGCTGTCAAGAGAAGACTTCACTCTGCGCATACTTAAATTTTGAGGGTTTGAAGGCTTACACTGATGAGAGCACTGAGAGcaaaaaaaaccaaattataGACTTGAGGCCAACGACTGCAAAGCTCAAATATGTGAG GAAGGATCATTATGCACTTGGTACATCACTCATTTCTGTCTCAGCGGCTCTTCATTGGGTGGGTACAGGGTTTTCCTGTTTAATGTTTTTGGATGAGTTGCATGTTCTGACAAAG GTTGTTTTTGGAGTATTATATGAGTCACGTGCCCTGCGGATGAATCTTTCTGATCGTGATTTAAGCCGTGAAGCAGCATCAGGAAGAGATATAACTCGTTTTGAATCTGAGAGCGGATTCTCGGTTAGCAGAAATCATGGATCCCATGTTACATACCCTaaagtttttttaaatggaaaacTTGAGCTTAACTCGCTTGACATGGTTCTTCATAAGTCTCGGAAAAGCTACATTTCTGAGACCTATACAAACACCTTGCCAACTGATAGAGAAGCTGGCAACAGGGCGTCCTCAAATGACATTTCCCACAACGGAATTTACATCACTATGAAGCATTCAGTGATGGAGTTTATTTCCAAAGGACAGGACATGGATGTTACAATTGATACAATTGGATTTCGATGTATCATATTCAGATATTTGGCTGAGTTTCATGGATCTTCAGATAAATCTGAGCTTAAAAATCTATTACGCTCTCTGGATTTTTTGACTGAAGCATCAGTTTCtcatatcaaattttgtttctgcTTGAGAAACCTTGATGAAGCTGTGCCATCTACAAGCTTGTTCTATACAGCTGTTGAACCTAGATCTCATGGCACTGAAAGTCTGCATGATCATTGGCTGTCCGTGAAAATTgttatttctcaaatttatATGGCTGGATGCCCATTAAAAGATATTTTGGTCCATGACTTTGAGGAATTCAATGCTGCTTTTTCTGTTGGTGGTGAATTCCAGGCAATCTCTTGTGAATGCAAG GGTGGTTCCATGTTACTTGAAGCAAAAGCTGTGACAATGTTCAACGAATGCTTTACTCTGTACTACCAATGGGTTTCAAAACTTCGACCGTCTGGTAAATTTACAGCTGCACAAGATATCAGCAAAATGGCTTCTGTAGCTGGTAACCCCTGCATAAGCCGTCAGCAAGTCCAATGTCAAGAAGCAGCAAGAGATGGTCTGGATGCATTATGCGTGAGTATTTTGCATTTGTCTCTCATTCTTGTGGAGAGGCATGAATCTG GCAGAATCCAGGAACTTCTACTTGAGGTTGACTTTCATATAAACCTTGAAGTGTTAAATACAGTGAGAAAAATCGCAATCAGGGATTCCAAGTTTTCTCTGCTTTCTCAATTCAGAGATGAGGACCTAGGACATAATCTAAAGGTTATTCAAAGttctttttcttctatctCTCCTGATGATTCAGTTCCCAGGTTTATAAGAAAGGGCTCATCGATCTCTCCCCactataaaaatacaattcaGTCAGAGGTTGATGCTAATCCACCAAGTACCTCAATCCCTATAAGAAGTTCTCATGTTGATACTATGAGTTGTCAAAAGTATATAATGAAAGAGTTGCAGTATTCCCTAGAGGCAGAGAGACCTGCAACAAGAAACTGCTCTGATCCTCCATGCTCAAATGACATTTGGGTTGGCAGTGGTTGTATATCCCAGTTTGATGTGACCATCTCTCTGCATGAAATAAAT ATGATGCTTTCTTCTTTGGAATCTTTCTCCAACTTTTTGGGAAGGGAGGGAACCTCAAATGTGGACTCCAGGCGCTGGTCCTATAGCCAAGAACCAGAGGGAAATATGGAAGAAATGGTTCCTGATG GAACAATTGTTGCCATCCAAGATGTCGACGAACACATGTATGTCACAGTTAGAGATGTGCAAAGTGGATATGATATATCTGGAGAAGTCCATTATTCACTGGTGGGAGAGCGTGCACTTTTCAGG GTAAATTATCAGAAGCCAGGGAGATGGAGATCACACATTCAGCATTTTTCCCTAATTTCATTGTATGCTAAAGACAACTCCGGGGAACCATTGCGGTTGAGTTGCCAACCACGATCAAAATTTGTTGACGTCTGTTCTAGTGGTAGTGGGTCTTCACTCTGGGAAATGCTTCCCTTTAAACCTGATGCTTATGAAGATGCTGTTGGGTTGGAATCTTCTACATATATATCTAAAAGGGCGTTCCACCTTgtgaataagaaaaatgattgtGCATTGGCCTTTATAGATGGCATGCTTGAATTTGTCAGCAAACCAGGAAATTTATTCAAGTGGAAAGTGTTTGATGACCTTGGTTCAGTACGTAATAGTTTATCACCCAATAGGTTTATTACAGAGGGGCTTTCCAGCGCCACTCCTGTATCAGAGGAAGAAGGTTCGACAGAGGCTGGAAATCTTCAAAGTGATTCAAATGTCACTGACATGGGATTGTTAATGACAAATGGGAACCTCATGGCAATCACGGTTAATGTGGGGAAGGTTACTCTAACAATTGTCCATGAGCTTTCAGAAACTGAGGAAAAGTTCCCGTTACTGCAGGGATGCATCATGCCTAATCAAACAATAATACATATATCAGATGTTAAAGTCAGGATTATGGACAGATTTGAAGTTATTCTCTATTACTTTGATGGCCAGCAAAATTCGTG GAAGGAATTTATTCAACCACTTAAAATCTGCGCTTTCTATTCGCAGAAGTTAGTCATTCAGGGTGCTGAAAGTCCTCTTCATGGAGGGCCTAGTCGCTTCTTTGCTAATTTTAAGGAG GTGACTATATCGCTAACCGAGCTTTCCTTGGATATCGTGTTGTTTGTGGTCGGGAAGTTGAATTTGGCTGGTCCTTACGCAGTCAAAAGCTCTCTTGTTCTAGCCAATTGCTGCAAG GTTGAAAACCGGTCTGGCTTGACCCTTCTTTGTCAGTTTTATGATAGTCAGGATGCATCAATATCTTCGAGGCAGTCTGCCACCATATTCTTAAG GCACCTATCTTTGGCAAATCAACCACCAGAAGCATCTTTCTTTTCATTACAACTTGTCCAGAAAGCTCTTTCTACTTCTCTACttcatctttcacttttagAAGCTCGAAATTTTGCTTGGAGGACTCGGATTATGTCATCCCAAG ACTCCAAATCTTTTCCCGGCCCCTTTCTTGTTGTTGATATTTCGAAGGGCATTGAG GATGGCTTATTGATCTCCGTCTCTCCTCTACTAATGATTCACAATGAAACTGATTTCACCATGGAGCTGCGTTTGCAAAGGTCTCAGAGTGAGGGAACTGACTCTGCTTCACTAATATTGAAAGCTGGAGATACTGTGGATGACACAATGACAGCATTTAACGCTGTTAACTTGACTGGTGGTTCGAGAAAAGCATTGACATCTTTGTGTGTTG GGAACTATGTATTCTCATTTAGACCACATTCTGGAGATGGTTTGGGTAATTTTGAGAAATCATCCATAGAGTGGTCAGATGAACTTAAAGGTGGGAAGTCCATACGCCTATCTGGGCTATTTGACAAACTAAGTTATCAAGTGCGAAAGGCATTTTCTGTTGACTCGACTAGATTTTCACTGAGCAGCGCAAATTGTGCTGTTGCATCTGAAGAAGGTTTTGTTTCTAACGTATATTTCCTGATACAAACTGTTGGAAAGACAATACCTGTTATAAACCCAGATAACTTTGGGCATGCACCTGGCAATAAAAATTCACCAGTTGCAATGCAAGAGCAGAAGGAGATTTTTATTCTTCCCACAATTAAGGTTGCAAATCTATTGCACACAGAGATACATGTCCGCTTGACTGATAAAG ATCCACACAGCACTACAGATAATGACAACATATGGAGCCAAGCAACTATTTCATCTGAATCAGCTGTCAATTTTTATGCTAATCCTGATACTATCTACTTTGTGGTGACATTAACTTCTTTCGAGTCAAGCTGTAAACCAGTAAATAGCCGTGATTGGGtgagaaaattacaaaagcaaaaaggaCATATTTCTCATTTGGACATTGAGTTAGACTTTAGTGGCGGAAAGTACTTTGCTATGCTGAGGTTGTCTCGTGGACTCAGAGGCACATTAAAG GTGGATATCTTTACTCCATATGCACTGCAGAATGATACAAATGAgccattattttgtttttcggCTAACCAGAGGCCTTTATATAG GGTTGAAGGATTAGGTACCAGTATTCCTCCAGATATAGGATCATTTTTACCTCCTCGTTCCATCAGATCGTGGTTCTCAAA ATGCCACAAATTGCATTTAAAGTTGCTGGAGGAGAAAGTGCTGGAAGCGCCATTGGACTTGGATGTGCTATCAGGGCTTGCAGAGATAGACCTCGAATCTGAAGAATCTTATGGATCAAAAGATATTGTGAGGCTGGCAGTTTCTGTAAGGGCATCAGTCAATAAAGATTCGCATATAGTATCGTTAAGCTCGCGTTATATTGTTTGCAACGACTCGGATGATGTAATTGCTATCCGCCAATGCTACATGGAG GATATGGAAGAGGTTACCAATATCGACAGTAAAGGGAGGATAGCTTTAAGGCTGAAGACagtaatgagaaaaaagaaagttacCAGCTTTATTGATAATATTCTCAAAAAGCATACAAAATCTCAAACTGACTCgtcatttttcattcaattCCGACCAAATGAGATGGGACTTTGTTGGTCGGGACCAATATGTGTGGCCTCATTAGGACGTTTTTTTGTGAGATTCCGAAAATCTGTTGATTTTCCTGAAACTCAGTCAGATAACATGTCCACCAAAGACAGTATTGGTGAATTTGCAGCTGTTCATGTGGTGGAAGAAGCATCTACCATAGTCTTGCATTTCCGCAGGCCACAAATGACGAATCTCCCCTATAGAATAGAGAACTGCTTACGTGATACCCCTTTAACTTATTATCAGAAG GGTGGCTCATCAGAGCCAGAGACTTTAGGAGCTGGAGGTACTATTGACTATGTCTGGGATGACCTGACTCTTCCACATAAGTTAGTTGTTCAACTTGATG ATGTGCATCTATTGCGAGAAATCAACCTAGATAAGGTACGATCTTGGAAGTCATTTTACCGGAGCAAGCAAACCAGAGGTCTAGGACTTCATCTACCACCGGAGAAGAAGCCAGAAGATCAGAAACAAACTACGTACAGTCGGTTAACGAGTATGGAGGGTGCTAAGGTGGGCTTTGAAGTATATGCTGAAGGTACCACAAGAGTGTTGAGGATTTGTGAGTTCTCTGGTAGTCATAAGGTGAATACAGGGTTCAGATCCAGCAGAAAACTGAGGCTGAGaatctcttatttttctctccacttGCTGGAATATGGAAAGCAG GAGGTAAATCTAGGTGACCCGTCCCGCTATGCACCAATAATTATTGTGAGGCTTGAAAGAATTAATTGGGATGGTATAATGACCAATCAGCTAAACTATAGCCAAATCAGAGTGCAG TCGTTAAGTGTGGATGAGAAGTGGGCTGGGGCTCCATTCAACACCATGCTTCGCAGGCACCAGTTGGAGAAGTCTGATACAAATGAGTGTGTCCTTCACATTGGACTAGTTTTACTTCCAACTAGTTATAATGTCAGACAAGTAAAGTACCTTTCTATCGTGCTTCAG CCTCTCGACTTGAACATTGATGAGGATACACTGATGAGAATGGTTCCATTCTGGAGAAGTTCCCTCAGTAATTCAACTACGTCCAGTCAGTActattttgatcattttgagGTCCACCCTATAAAG ATCGTAGCAAGCTTCCTTCCTGGGGACTCACGTTACAGCTACAGTTCAACTCAAGAGACTCTTAGATCTTTACTCCATAGTGTGATTAAG ATACCTGCTATTCAAAGAAAAACTGTTGAACTCAATGGCGTCCTTGTAACACATGCTTTGATAACACTGAAAGAATTGACTATAAAATGCGCACAGCACTATTCATG GTATGCCATGAGAGCTATCTACATTGCCAAGGGAAGCCCGCTGCTTCCTCCAGCTTTTGCTTCTATATTTGATGATCTTGCTTCATCCTCCCTTGACGTCTTTTTTGATCCTTCAACCGGCTTGCTTAATGTTCCTGGGGTAACCTTGG GCACTCTCAAGCTGATCAGCAAAATCGTAGACAACAAAGGTTTTTCAGGAACAAAACGCTACTTTGGTGATCTGGGAAAGACA TTAAAAACAGCTGGGTCTAATGTGCTATTTGCTGCAGTCACTGAAGTATCAGACTCTATTCTTAGGGGAGCAGAAACAAATGGTTTTAATGGAGTG GTCAATGGTTTTCACCAAGGAATTCTCAAGTTAGCTATGGAACCATCTGTTCTTGGTAGTGCTTTCATGGAAGGTGGCCCAGATCGAAAAATTAAGCTAGACAGAAGTCCCGGGGTTGATGAG CTATACATTGAGGGCTATCTTCAAGCAATGTTGGATACGATGTACAAACAAGAATATCTTAGGGTGAGAGTCATTGAAAACCAG GTTATTCTAAAAAACCTTCCTCCAAGCAGTTCTCTCATCAATGAGATTATGGAACGTGTAAAGGGATTTCTTGCTAGCAAGTCACTGTTGAAGGGGGAATCTTCAAGTCATTCCCTCCAACACATACGGGGAGAAAGG GAGTGGAAACTTGGCCCTACGATCTTGACTCTCTGCGAGCACCTGTTTGTGAGTTTCATGATCCGTGTGCTGCGGAAACATTCTGGCAAAGTTATCGGCAGAATAAAGTGGAGGGATGAAGAAAAGGCAGATGAAGAGAAAGCCATTGATGAACAAAAGGTGAAGTTTGTGTGGAAATGGGGATTGGGGAAGTTTGTGTTGTCAGGTATAGTGGCATATATTGATGGACGGTTGTGTCGAAACATCCCTCATCCTTTAGCAAGAAGAATTGTTAGTGGCTTTTTGTTGAGCTTTCTTGATCAAAGTGATGATGAAACAAAGTGA